One Puniceicoccales bacterium DNA segment encodes these proteins:
- a CDS encoding L,D-transpeptidase, with protein sequence MIARMYHQGIIERCCAEMNREISKHTIYVSLSKSMLYHYENWYLSDSHIISYSRNPISQQKNSFGTPLGLHEVAEKYGDNLPLGTILKGRVSIHRTYFDLDLSEQTGHITSRILRLAGLQSGFNQGGNCDSYERYIYIHGTSSEELIGQRISKGCLLMKNRDVIELYDVIPTGSLVMIAMD encoded by the coding sequence ATGATAGCTAGGATGTATCACCAAGGTATAATTGAGCGATGTTGTGCAGAAATGAATCGTGAAATTTCTAAACACACTATCTATGTATCGCTTTCGAAATCGATGTTATATCACTATGAAAATTGGTACCTTTCAGACTCTCATATAATTTCTTATTCGCGAAACCCCATATCCCAACAGAAAAATTCCTTTGGTACGCCATTGGGGTTGCATGAAGTGGCAGAAAAATACGGGGATAATTTACCACTGGGTACGATTTTGAAAGGACGAGTGTCGATTCATAGGACCTATTTTGATCTGGATCTTTCTGAGCAAACTGGCCATATTACCAGTCGTATCCTGAGATTAGCTGGGTTGCAATCGGGATTTAACCAAGGAGGAAATTGTGATAGCTATGAACGCTATATATATATACATGGCACGTCCAGTGAAGAACTGATTGGCCAGCGGATATCCAAGGGCTGTCTATTGATGAAAAATCGGGATGTTATAGAGCTCTATGATGTGATTCCCACTGGTTCCTTGGTAATGATTGCTATGGATTAG